A DNA window from Engystomops pustulosus chromosome 6, aEngPut4.maternal, whole genome shotgun sequence contains the following coding sequences:
- the LOC140065168 gene encoding uncharacterized protein produces the protein MAVTLPSAQDGVDWIFCTYCMYSPVPAAKSCLVCEASVCDSHLTAHSDSGEHVLVGPITFQENIKGSVYRKISERSCSKETHPTVEAVESGYNGIRQKIENSLKKLISNRDETEKKLQGLQRRRRQIHETSMAKRKKAAVIFGDIRRHLEDLEQKIFDEIFRQEKQASLSVYDLIQKMELEKEELTRKICHIQELCHMTNPQEVPQDPTKEEEELVDRYVDDVHEDLNLDTLYQGLSDIVTGSQRRHQPQERADILLDVHTAPDNLRIGPCSRTASITLLPINRPETPGRFRHNQVLSRVGFSSGRHYWDAETDVSGEWRLGVAYNSVDRDGDESWIGSNSKSWCLWGYYNRYYVSHDRIHTYLPYRLSSHLFRVYLDYEAGKISFYELCGSRRHLYTFSSTFTEPLHAAFYVGGTSWIVLRN, from the coding sequence ATGGCTGTGACTCTTCCATCAGCCCAGGACGGAGTAGACTGGATTTTCTGCACATACTGCATGTACTCACCTGTACCTGCTGCTAAGTCCTGCCTGGTGTGTGAAGCCTCGGTGTGTGACAGCCACCTGACAGCCCACAGCGATTCTGGAGAACATGTCTTAGTTGGCCCAATAACATTCCAGGAGAACATTAAAGGCTCAGTCTATAGGAAGATCTCAGAACGTTCCTGCTCCAAAGAGACTCATCCAACTGTAGAAGCGGTGGAGTCAGGTTATAACGGTATAAGACAGAAGATAGAAAATTCTCTAAAGAAACTGATCTCCAATAGGGATGAGACTGAGAAAAAACTTCAAGGTCTTCAGAGACGCCGAAGACAAATACACGAGACATCAATGGCTAAAAGAAAGAAAGCGGCTGTGATATTCGGAGATATCAGGAGACATCTGGAAGACTTGGAGCAGAAGATCTTTGATGAGATCTTTAGGCAGGAGAAGCAGGCGTCACTCTCAGTCTATGATCTGATCCAGAAGATGGaactagagaaggaggagctgaccagGAAGATCTGTCACATTCAGGAGCTGTGTCACATGACTAACCCACAGGAGGTCCCACAGGATCCCACCAAGGAAGAGGAAGAGCTGGTAGACCGTTATGTTGATGATGTACATGAAGATCTTAACTTGGACACTCTATACCAAGGGTTATCGGACATCGTGACTGGTTCACAAAGAAGACACCAACCCCAGGAGCGTGCAGATATATTACTGGATGTCCACACCGCCCCCGATAACCTACGCATAGGGCCATGCTCAAGAACGGCCTCCATAACTTTACTGCCCATCAACCGCCCAGAAACCCCTGGCAGATTTCGGCACAACCAAGTCTTGAGCAGAGTTGGCTTTTCCTCGGGAAGACACTACTGGGATGCGGAAACCGATGTGTCTGGGGAGTGGAGGTTGGGAGTCGCCTACAACAGTGTAGACAGAGACGGCGATGAGTCGTGGATAGGAAGTAACAGCAAGTCGTGGTGCCTCTGGGGCTATTATAACAGGTATTACGTGTCACATGACCGGATACATACATATCTACCCTACAGGTTGTCCAGTCACCTTTTCAGGGTCTACCTGGACTATGAAGCCGGGAAGATTTCCTTCTATGAGCTTTGTGGGTCAAGGAGACACTTGTACACCTTCAGCAGCACCttcacagagcccctccatgccgcCTTCTATGTAGGTGGTACGAGCTGGATTGTCCTGAGAAACTAA